One genomic segment of Paraburkholderia phymatum STM815 includes these proteins:
- a CDS encoding SRPBCC family protein, which yields MRTLLRAIVTVACVAAALGVLFVPLPGAFNLSTSIVTVMPIARSSTAVFDYVTTLAHWPAWHPSSLSVTGAIDHPLDLGERTTEEFRVAGRRGHVVWTVVERRRPEKWTIDGMIEGRPAGTVSYALTSDADGTQFERTFTYRSPTLWFALLNAVLLRAKIQAESDEAVERLKRVLEQP from the coding sequence ATGAGAACGCTACTGCGAGCGATCGTGACAGTGGCATGCGTGGCGGCCGCCCTCGGTGTTCTATTCGTTCCACTGCCGGGCGCGTTCAATCTCTCGACGAGCATTGTTACCGTCATGCCGATCGCGCGCTCGTCCACGGCCGTTTTCGACTATGTGACGACGCTTGCGCACTGGCCCGCGTGGCATCCGTCGTCGTTGTCGGTGACGGGCGCGATCGATCACCCGCTTGATCTGGGAGAGCGGACCACGGAAGAATTTCGTGTCGCGGGGCGGCGCGGACATGTCGTATGGACGGTCGTCGAACGCCGACGCCCCGAAAAATGGACGATAGACGGCATGATCGAAGGCCGTCCAGCAGGCACCGTCAGCTACGCGCTGACCTCCGATGCCGACGGCACGCAGTTCGAGCGCACTTTCACGTATCGCTCGCCGACGCTCTGGTTCGCGCTGCTCAACGCCGTGCTGCTGCGCGCGAAGATCCAGGCCGAGTCCGATGAAGCCGTCGAACGGCTCAAGCGCGTGCTCGAACAGCCCTAG